In a genomic window of Physeter macrocephalus isolate SW-GA chromosome 14, ASM283717v5, whole genome shotgun sequence:
- the LOC129392705 gene encoding collagen alpha-1(I) chain-like, translating to MPSIYSEWGGGRGWPGPLWRHVGSVKESGPLPRTSTAGVGWASSAGKGATGPGNGRGEPNEGLKGAPLGRSARRTRERRGSASSRCPEGTRAPTSGQGLGREESRGVWGPPQPPPTTSSPEGAPPAITRPGGAWDAAAGGSLAPPGTGTGRRELGFRPRRAESWGDPALTPGPETFRSRRQSVSCELWCGGPTGFAFRCLNCPSGRRELGRQGDSESGDQGRAAPLGEPHSSASMGGTFTFDY from the exons ATGCC CTCCATTTACTCGGAATGGGGCGGGGGCCGCGGCTGGCCGGGGCCCCTCTGGAGGCATGTGGGTAGTGTCAAGGAGTCTGGCCCTCTCCCACGCACGTCCACGGCGGGAGTGGGATGGGCGAGTAGCGCCGGCAAGGGGGCCACAGGTCCGGGGAATGGGCGCGGGGAACCAAACGAGGGCCTCAAAGGGGCTCCGCTGGGGCGCTCAGCGAGGAGGACCAGGGAGAGGCGCGGGTCTGCGTCCTCCCGATGCCCAGAGGGGACGCGGGCGCCCACCTCGGGCCAGGGCCTTGGCAGGGAGGAGTCCCGGGGCGTCTGGGGGCCCCCCCAGCCGCCGCCGACGACCTCCTCCCCAGAGGGGGCCCCGCCTGCCATCACGCGGCCGGGCGGTGCCTGGGACGCAGCAGCGGGCGGGTCTCTGGCACCCCCGGGGACCGGCACAGGCCGGCGTGAGCTGGGCTTCCGGCCTCGGCGGGCGGAGTCTTGGGGCGACCCCGCCCTCACTCCCGGGCCTGAGACGTTCAGGTCCCGGCGGCAGAGTGTCTCCTGCGAGCTCTGGTGTGGTGGACCCACAGGCTTTGCTTTTCGCTGTCTCAACTGTCCCTCTGGAAGGAGAGAACTCGGGCGTCAGGGGGACTCCGAGAGCGGGGATCAGGGCCGGGCAGCGCCCCTCGGAGAACCACATTCCTCCGCTAGTATGGGTGGCACCTTCACGTTTGATTATTAA